Within Bacteroidales bacterium, the genomic segment AATCATTATATGAAAATAAAATAATTGATTATTTGAAAGAAAAAGTTAAAATTGATACAAAACAAATTACATTTAAAGAATTTAATAAGTTATTTGAAAAATAATAAAACCAATAATTATGATACCAAAAGATGAATTCTACAAATATGCCACTAAGCACATGGGTTTAAGTAGCATGACATTACATCGTTACACTTCTATTTATGGGAATTATATTTCACCTACCATTATTGAAGAACGACAATTAAATGTTGCTTCAATGGATGTTTTTTCAAGACTTATGATGGACCGGATAATTTTTTTGGGTTTACCTATTGATGATTATGTTGCTAATATCATACAAGCACAATTATTGTATTTAGAATCTTCTGACCCACAAAAAGATATTCAAATCTATTTTAATACCCCTGGAGGTACGGTTCATGCTGGATTAGGAATATATGACACTATGCAATACATTAGCTCTGATATTGCAACAATATGTACAGGCATGGCTGCTTCAATGGGGGCAATATTATTAGCTGCAGGAACTAAAGGTAAACGTTCTGCTTTAAAACACGCAAGGGTTATGATACACCAACCAATGGGCGGTGCGCAGGGACAAGCTTCAGATATTGAGATAACAGCCCGCGAAATTAAAAAACTTAAAAAAGAACTATATGAAATAATTTCAATGCATACTAATATTCCTTACAAGAAGGTTGAGAAAGACTCAGACAGAGATTACTGGATGACAGCTAATGAAGCTAAAGAATATGGTATGATAGATGAAGTTCTTGAAAAAAATGTAAAAAATAAATAGAAAATAACAAATTAGTACTTAAAGTGAACTAAAATTAAGAGTGCCTAAAGTTATTAAAGATGGATAATAAGGAACTAAGCGAAGCGATTTCA encodes:
- the clpP gene encoding ATP-dependent Clp endopeptidase proteolytic subunit ClpP, whose product is MIPKDEFYKYATKHMGLSSMTLHRYTSIYGNYISPTIIEERQLNVASMDVFSRLMMDRIIFLGLPIDDYVANIIQAQLLYLESSDPQKDIQIYFNTPGGTVHAGLGIYDTMQYISSDIATICTGMAASMGAILLAAGTKGKRSALKHARVMIHQPMGGAQGQASDIEITAREIKKLKKELYEIISMHTNIPYKKVEKDSDRDYWMTANEAKEYGMIDEVLEKNVKNK